A region from the Hippoglossus hippoglossus isolate fHipHip1 chromosome 18, fHipHip1.pri, whole genome shotgun sequence genome encodes:
- the si:dkey-171c9.3 gene encoding uncharacterized protein si:dkey-171c9.3 isoform X1 produces MQINFKQRLCMCHFLFLSMWWLDALMTHTHTHTHTHTHTHTHTHTHTHTHTHTHTQRKCRGTCELICKTISVLTHCQWRLQAENLHPDNNWYVGLPQLHLPDGLYIFYSYFTPHILGTFGSELVQLPLKIPSESSQAQMQAASADSRGPEPDLEASGIPAGLRRNPPNTEALGKFAQNMAESIIQPCTSQLETEEPEVPSANQDQETLGEVLASAVVEVALREVCAGWNVERFQRSGAAKMDDNQAGKLSFSDRDFLNMDTEMDPVQELQTFRDILPPLSQSGLPIMGSLDYPDAPPTTPLLPELERSRDSFARKLKGGLAKVFLPSPPPTTPKEIGDDVDPRVELMEHLMHSLSTDDLARDCFEAGAKMEAFAEALSCQVIDRVFRARSTEQRADDGDLHRLAKQLADTIITSSMEEAVMSV; encoded by the exons ATGCAAATTAACTTTAAACAGCGTCTGTGCATGTGTCATTTCCTCTTCTTGTCAATGTGGTGGCTTGATGCactaatgacacacacacacacacacacacacacacacacacacacacacacacacacacacacacacacacacacacacacacacacacacacacagaggaagtgcagGGGAACTTGTGAACTCATTTGTAAAACCATTTCCGTATTAACTCATTGTCAGTGGAGACTCCAAGCAGAAAACCTTCACCCTGATAATAACTGGTACGTTGGTCTACCGCAGCTTCACCTGCCTGATGGTCTCTAcatcttttattcatattttacgCCACATATTTTGGGAACCTTTGGCTCAGAACTCGTCCAGCTACCTCTGAAGATTCCTTCTGAGTCGAGCCAG GCTCAGATGCAGGCAGCGAGTGCGGATTCAAGGGGGCCGGAGCCCGATCTGGAAGCCAGTGGCATTCCTGCAGGCCTCAGGAGAAACCCCCCGAACACCGAGGCCCTTGGGAAGTTTGCCCAAAATATGGCAGAGAGCATAATCCAGCCGTGTACAAGCCAACTGGAGACGGAGGAACCTGAGGTGCCCAGTGCTAATCAGGACCAGGAGACGTTAGGTGAAGTGTTAGCGTCGGCAGTGGTTGAGGTCGCTCTGAGGGAAGTGTGCGCTGGTTGGAACGTCGAGCGTTTCCAGAGATCAGGCGCCGCAAAGATGGATGATAACCAGGCTGGAAAATTGTCTTTCTCAGATAGAGACTTTCTGAACATGGACACAGAGATGGATCCAGTTCAAGAACTCCAGACGTTCAGAGACATCCTCCCACCTCTCTCCCAGTCAGGTCTCCCCATCATGGGATCCCTCGACTACCCCGACGCCCCTCCGACCACCCCCCTGCTCCCCGAGCTGGAGAGGAGCCGCGACAGCTTCGCCCGGAAGCTGAAAGGCGGCCTGGCGAAGGTTTTCCTGCCCTCGCCTCCTCCGACGACCCCGAAGGAGATAGGGGACGATGTCGACCCCCGGGTGGAGCTCATGGAGCACCTGATGCACTCGCTGTCTACAGATGATTTGGCGAGAGACTGTTTTGAGGCAGGTGCCAAGATGGAGGCTTTCGCTGAGGCTCTCTCGTGTCAGGTCATAGACCGGGTCTTCAGGGCCAGaagcacagagcagagagcagatgATGGAGATCTTCATCGACTGGCCAAGCAACTGGCTGACACCATCATCACCTCCTCAATGGAGGAAGCTGTCATGTCTGTCTAG
- the si:dkey-171c9.3 gene encoding uncharacterized protein si:dkey-171c9.3 isoform X2, giving the protein MQAASADSRGPEPDLEASGIPAGLRRNPPNTEALGKFAQNMAESIIQPCTSQLETEEPEVPSANQDQETLGEVLASAVVEVALREVCAGWNVERFQRSGAAKMDDNQAGKLSFSDRDFLNMDTEMDPVQELQTFRDILPPLSQSGLPIMGSLDYPDAPPTTPLLPELERSRDSFARKLKGGLAKVFLPSPPPTTPKEIGDDVDPRVELMEHLMHSLSTDDLARDCFEAGAKMEAFAEALSCQVIDRVFRARSTEQRADDGDLHRLAKQLADTIITSSMEEAVMSV; this is encoded by the coding sequence ATGCAGGCAGCGAGTGCGGATTCAAGGGGGCCGGAGCCCGATCTGGAAGCCAGTGGCATTCCTGCAGGCCTCAGGAGAAACCCCCCGAACACCGAGGCCCTTGGGAAGTTTGCCCAAAATATGGCAGAGAGCATAATCCAGCCGTGTACAAGCCAACTGGAGACGGAGGAACCTGAGGTGCCCAGTGCTAATCAGGACCAGGAGACGTTAGGTGAAGTGTTAGCGTCGGCAGTGGTTGAGGTCGCTCTGAGGGAAGTGTGCGCTGGTTGGAACGTCGAGCGTTTCCAGAGATCAGGCGCCGCAAAGATGGATGATAACCAGGCTGGAAAATTGTCTTTCTCAGATAGAGACTTTCTGAACATGGACACAGAGATGGATCCAGTTCAAGAACTCCAGACGTTCAGAGACATCCTCCCACCTCTCTCCCAGTCAGGTCTCCCCATCATGGGATCCCTCGACTACCCCGACGCCCCTCCGACCACCCCCCTGCTCCCCGAGCTGGAGAGGAGCCGCGACAGCTTCGCCCGGAAGCTGAAAGGCGGCCTGGCGAAGGTTTTCCTGCCCTCGCCTCCTCCGACGACCCCGAAGGAGATAGGGGACGATGTCGACCCCCGGGTGGAGCTCATGGAGCACCTGATGCACTCGCTGTCTACAGATGATTTGGCGAGAGACTGTTTTGAGGCAGGTGCCAAGATGGAGGCTTTCGCTGAGGCTCTCTCGTGTCAGGTCATAGACCGGGTCTTCAGGGCCAGaagcacagagcagagagcagatgATGGAGATCTTCATCGACTGGCCAAGCAACTGGCTGACACCATCATCACCTCCTCAATGGAGGAAGCTGTCATGTCTGTCTAG
- the ccnb3 gene encoding G2/mitotic-specific cyclin-B3 isoform X2 — translation MPLLRGKKSSVSTGNRVPKLTSTSSENQEEGPQVKRSSSPPHGAPKKRTAFIDITNAHKVHISLPGRKKETTKSAVKKTTSGSVALRKLANLKKSSSVGSEGATAEKEKTEEVKPGEEETPTDAAAPVEELVAAAPPVVREVPAHLQKPQIPAEFDIDSENSEDTYMCPEYAKEIFDYLKQREEKFVLCNYMPSQPSLNPEMRAILIDWLVEVQENFELYHETLYLAVKMTDHYLSQTPVHREMLQLVGSTAMLIASKFEERSPPCVDDFLYICDDAYKREELISMEAGILQTLSFDINIPIPYRFLRRYAKCVSAGMDTLTLARYFCEMSLMDMELIPERGSLLASACLLVALVTRDLGGWAPILQFHSGYQTSDLAPVVRKLHAMLVAPPDDKLKAIRNKYAHKVFFEVASLPVVDMDILEIVLLQ, via the exons ATGCCGTTACTGAGGGGGAAGAAATCCTCCGTCTCCACCGGGAACCGGGTCCCGAAGCTGACCTCCACCAGCTCCGAGAACCAG gaggAAGGCCCCCAGGTGAAGAGGTCCTCCTCGCCCCCCCATGGAGCCCCCAAGAAGAGAACGGCGTTTATTGACATCACCAAT GCTCATAAGGTTCACATCAGTCTCCCCgggaggaagaaggaaacgACGAAGAGCGCGGTGAAGAAAACTACCTCCGGCTCCGTGGCCCTGAGGAAACTAGCCAATCTGAAAAA gtcgTCCTCTGTGGGCTCAGAGGGAGCGAcggcagagaaggagaagacagaggaggtgaaacccggtgaggaggagacaccgacagatgcagcagctccagtAGAAGAGCTGGTGGCTGCTGCGCCCCCTGTTGTCCGTGAAGTGCCAGCACACCTCCAGAAACCACAA ATCCCTGCAGAGTTTGACATCGACTCTGAGAACTCTGAGGACACGTACATGTGTCCGGAGTACGCCAAGGAAATCTTCGACTACCTCAAACAGAGAGAG GAGAAGTTTGTCCTCTGTAACTACATGCCCTCGCAGCCCAGCCTCAACCCCGAGATGAGGGCGATCCTGATCGACTGGTTGGTGGAAGTGCAG gagaacttcgAGCTTTATCACGAGACCCTCTACCTCGCCGTGAAGATGACGGACCACTACCTGTCGCAGACCCCCGTCCACAGGGAGATGCTGCAGCTCGTCGGCTCCACCGCGATGCTCATCGCCTCCAAGTTTGAG GAGCGCAGTCCGCCGTGCGTCGACGACTTCTTGTACATCTGCGACGACGCGTACAAGAGGGAGGAGCTCATCTCCATGGAAGCCGGCATCCTGCAGACGCTGTCCTTCGACATCAACATCCCCATCCCCTACCGCTTCCTCAGACGCTAtgccaag TGTGTGAGCGCGGGCATGGACACGCTGACTCTGGCTCGTTACTTCTGTGAGATGAGTCTCATGGACATGGAGCTGATTCCAGAGAGGGGCTCCCTGCTGGCCTCGGCCTGCCTGCTGGTGGCGCTGGTCACCAGAGACCTGGGAGGATGG GCTCCCATCCTGCAGTTCCACTCCGGGTACCAGACGTCGGACTTGGCGCCGGTCGTCCGGAAACTCCACGCGATGCTCGTGGCGCCGCCCGACGATAAGCTGAAAGCCATCAGGAACAAATACGCCCACAA ggTGTTTTTTGAAGTCGCGTCTCTGCCAGTGGTCGACATGGACATTTTGGAGATAGTCCTTCTCCAGTGA
- the ccnb3 gene encoding G2/mitotic-specific cyclin-B3 isoform X3: MPLLRGKKSSVSTGNRVPKLTSTSSENQEEGPQVKRSSSPPHGAPKKRTAFIDITNAHKVHISLPGRKKETTKSAVKKTTSGSVALRKLANLKKSSSVGSEEVKPGEEETPTDAAAPVEELVAAAPPVVREVPAHLQKPQIPAEFDIDSENSEDTYMCPEYAKEIFDYLKQREEKFVLCNYMPSQPSLNPEMRAILIDWLVEVQENFELYHETLYLAVKMTDHYLSQTPVHREMLQLVGSTAMLIASKFEERSPPCVDDFLYICDDAYKREELISMEAGILQTLSFDINIPIPYRFLRRYAKCVSAGMDTLTLARYFCEMSLMDMELIPERGSLLASACLLVALVTRDLGGWAPILQFHSGYQTSDLAPVVRKLHAMLVAPPDDKLKAIRNKYAHKVFFEVASLPVVDMDILEIVLLQ, encoded by the exons ATGCCGTTACTGAGGGGGAAGAAATCCTCCGTCTCCACCGGGAACCGGGTCCCGAAGCTGACCTCCACCAGCTCCGAGAACCAG gaggAAGGCCCCCAGGTGAAGAGGTCCTCCTCGCCCCCCCATGGAGCCCCCAAGAAGAGAACGGCGTTTATTGACATCACCAAT GCTCATAAGGTTCACATCAGTCTCCCCgggaggaagaaggaaacgACGAAGAGCGCGGTGAAGAAAACTACCTCCGGCTCCGTGGCCCTGAGGAAACTAGCCAATCTGAAAAA gtcgTCCTCTGTGGGCTCAGAG gaggtgaaacccggtgaggaggagacaccgacagatgcagcagctccagtAGAAGAGCTGGTGGCTGCTGCGCCCCCTGTTGTCCGTGAAGTGCCAGCACACCTCCAGAAACCACAA ATCCCTGCAGAGTTTGACATCGACTCTGAGAACTCTGAGGACACGTACATGTGTCCGGAGTACGCCAAGGAAATCTTCGACTACCTCAAACAGAGAGAG GAGAAGTTTGTCCTCTGTAACTACATGCCCTCGCAGCCCAGCCTCAACCCCGAGATGAGGGCGATCCTGATCGACTGGTTGGTGGAAGTGCAG gagaacttcgAGCTTTATCACGAGACCCTCTACCTCGCCGTGAAGATGACGGACCACTACCTGTCGCAGACCCCCGTCCACAGGGAGATGCTGCAGCTCGTCGGCTCCACCGCGATGCTCATCGCCTCCAAGTTTGAG GAGCGCAGTCCGCCGTGCGTCGACGACTTCTTGTACATCTGCGACGACGCGTACAAGAGGGAGGAGCTCATCTCCATGGAAGCCGGCATCCTGCAGACGCTGTCCTTCGACATCAACATCCCCATCCCCTACCGCTTCCTCAGACGCTAtgccaag TGTGTGAGCGCGGGCATGGACACGCTGACTCTGGCTCGTTACTTCTGTGAGATGAGTCTCATGGACATGGAGCTGATTCCAGAGAGGGGCTCCCTGCTGGCCTCGGCCTGCCTGCTGGTGGCGCTGGTCACCAGAGACCTGGGAGGATGG GCTCCCATCCTGCAGTTCCACTCCGGGTACCAGACGTCGGACTTGGCGCCGGTCGTCCGGAAACTCCACGCGATGCTCGTGGCGCCGCCCGACGATAAGCTGAAAGCCATCAGGAACAAATACGCCCACAA ggTGTTTTTTGAAGTCGCGTCTCTGCCAGTGGTCGACATGGACATTTTGGAGATAGTCCTTCTCCAGTGA
- the ccnb3 gene encoding G2/mitotic-specific cyclin-B3 isoform X1: MPLLRGKKSSVSTGNRVPKLTSTSSENQEEGPQVKRSSSPPHGAPKKRTAFIDITNAHKVHISLPGRKKETTKSAVKKTTSGSVALRKLANLKKSSSVGSEGATAEKEKTEEVKPGEEETPTDAAAPVEELVAAAPPVVREVPAHLQKPQIPAEFDIDSENSEDTYMCPEYAKEIFDYLKQREEKFVLCNYMPSQPSLNPEMRAILIDWLVEVQENFELYHETLYLAVKMTDHYLSQTPVHREMLQLVGSTAMLIASKFEERSPPCVDDFLYICDDAYKREELISMEAGILQTLSFDINIPIPYRFLRRYAKCVSAGMDTLTLARYFCEMSLMDMELIPERGSLLASACLLVALVTRDLGGWAPILQFHSGYQTSDLAPVVRKLHAMLVAPPDDKLKAIRNKYAHKVFFEVASLPVVDMDILEIVLLQ, encoded by the exons ATGCCGTTACTGAGGGGGAAGAAATCCTCCGTCTCCACCGGGAACCGGGTCCCGAAGCTGACCTCCACCAGCTCCGAGAACCAG gaggAAGGCCCCCAGGTGAAGAGGTCCTCCTCGCCCCCCCATGGAGCCCCCAAGAAGAGAACGGCGTTTATTGACATCACCAAT GCTCATAAGGTTCACATCAGTCTCCCCgggaggaagaaggaaacgACGAAGAGCGCGGTGAAGAAAACTACCTCCGGCTCCGTGGCCCTGAGGAAACTAGCCAATCTGAAAAA gtcgTCCTCTGTGGGCTCAGAGGGAGCGAcggcagagaaggagaagacagaggaggtgaaacccggtgaggaggagacaccgacagatgcagcagctccagtAGAAGAGCTGGTGGCTGCTGCGCCCCCTGTTGTCCGTGAAGTGCCAGCACACCTCCAGAAACC tcaGATCCCTGCAGAGTTTGACATCGACTCTGAGAACTCTGAGGACACGTACATGTGTCCGGAGTACGCCAAGGAAATCTTCGACTACCTCAAACAGAGAGAG GAGAAGTTTGTCCTCTGTAACTACATGCCCTCGCAGCCCAGCCTCAACCCCGAGATGAGGGCGATCCTGATCGACTGGTTGGTGGAAGTGCAG gagaacttcgAGCTTTATCACGAGACCCTCTACCTCGCCGTGAAGATGACGGACCACTACCTGTCGCAGACCCCCGTCCACAGGGAGATGCTGCAGCTCGTCGGCTCCACCGCGATGCTCATCGCCTCCAAGTTTGAG GAGCGCAGTCCGCCGTGCGTCGACGACTTCTTGTACATCTGCGACGACGCGTACAAGAGGGAGGAGCTCATCTCCATGGAAGCCGGCATCCTGCAGACGCTGTCCTTCGACATCAACATCCCCATCCCCTACCGCTTCCTCAGACGCTAtgccaag TGTGTGAGCGCGGGCATGGACACGCTGACTCTGGCTCGTTACTTCTGTGAGATGAGTCTCATGGACATGGAGCTGATTCCAGAGAGGGGCTCCCTGCTGGCCTCGGCCTGCCTGCTGGTGGCGCTGGTCACCAGAGACCTGGGAGGATGG GCTCCCATCCTGCAGTTCCACTCCGGGTACCAGACGTCGGACTTGGCGCCGGTCGTCCGGAAACTCCACGCGATGCTCGTGGCGCCGCCCGACGATAAGCTGAAAGCCATCAGGAACAAATACGCCCACAA ggTGTTTTTTGAAGTCGCGTCTCTGCCAGTGGTCGACATGGACATTTTGGAGATAGTCCTTCTCCAGTGA